One genomic window of Camelina sativa cultivar DH55 chromosome 5, Cs, whole genome shotgun sequence includes the following:
- the LOC104789773 gene encoding LOW QUALITY PROTEIN: F-box/LRR-repeat protein At4g14096 (The sequence of the model RefSeq protein was modified relative to this genomic sequence to represent the inferred CDS: deleted 2 bases in 1 codon), with translation MNLDFDDSKRMHSGVRKQERDNILRSFTKRVDGTLALYKNVPLNRFSLKCIDDVGPAPVIGWITNVLKRRVSELVLEISSCWEWPMSAAIVRCDTMVHEFWESCSVSSTSLKRLTFRFNQMFFENHKSVSFDTPNLLYLEYSDVIADKYPKANFDSLVEARLDLQMRHDQIHEAKFSEDDLIKHEGLVGNAAVLFIGICNVEVLYLSYNTLEVMFQGLLHRDGMKCQSSDECLCKPWKKEDIPTCLSSSPVKVLTIMKFGDIYEDEDMDRMMDQVKYFLETMPNLEKLIIGYETSIDEDVEEVFSQFQMVPMEGLTNCMIQVISDNLALSTV, from the exons ATGAATCTTGATTTTGATGACTCAAAGCGTATGCACTCTGGAGTGAGAAAACAGGAGAGGGATAACATTCTTAGAAGTTTTACGAAGCGCGTGGATGGTACGTTGGCTTTGTATAAGAATGTTCCTTTGAACAGATTCTCACTCAAGTGTATCGATGATGTTGGACCAGCTCCTGTCATTGGTTGGATAACCAATGTGTTGAAACGTCGTGTATCAGAACTTGTTCTGGAAATCTCTTCGTGTTGGGAGTGGCCTATGTCTGCAGCTATTGTTAGATGCGATACAATGGTTCATGAATTTTGGGAATCTTGCTCTGTATCAAGCACAAGCCTCAAGAGGCTAACGTTTCGTTTTAACCAAATGTTCTTTGAGAATCACAAGAGTGTGTCTTTTGACACTCCTAATCTCCTATACTTGGAGTATTCTGATGTTATAGCGGACAAGTATCCTAAAGCGAATTTTGATTCGCTTGTTGAAGCTCGTCTCGATCTTCAAATGAGGCATGATCAGATCCATGAGGCAAAATTTTCTGAAGATGATTTGATCAAGCATGAAGGGTTGGTTGGTAATGCAGCTGTTCTCTTTATCGGAATTTGCAACGTTGAGGTCCTTTACTTATCTTACAACACTCTTGAGGTC ATGTTTCAGGGACTTCTCCACAGAGATGGAATGAAATGTCAAAGTAGTGATGAGTGCCTGTGCAAACCTTGGAAGAAGGAGGACATTCCAACTTGTCTATCATCAAGTCCTGTGAAGGTCCTAACGATAATGAAGTTTGGAGATATCTATGAAGATGAGGACATGGACAGAATGATGGATCAAGTTAAGTACTTCCTTGAGACAATGCCGAATCTTGAAAAACTCATAATTGGTTATGAAACCTCAATTGACGAAGATGTTGAGGAAGTTTTTAGCCAATTTCAGATGGTTCCTATGGAAGGTTTAACCAACTGCATGATTCAAGTTATCTCTGATAACC